In Thermofilum pendens Hrk 5, the sequence GGTTGGGGCTGTTGCCGAGCACCGTTACCCTCGAACCCCCAGCCGGTATAGCCTCGTAGCCAAGCATCCTGACTCTCTCTAGGAGCTCCGCCCCCGGCTCCTCCCTTAGCTCTAGGTCCACCGCGTACTTGTAGCCAACCTTTCGCTTGAGATCCTCCTGGGAACCTGCCGCCACGACCTCACCGCCCCTCATGACCACGACCCTGTCTGCCAGCCGCTCCGCGTCCTCGAACAAGTGCGTCGCTAGGACTACAGTCTTGCCGGAGCGCCGCATCCCGTCCACGACGCCCCAGACCTCCCTCCTAGCGTTCGGGTCTAGCCCGGAGGTAGGCTCGTCTAGCAACAGTAAGTCGGGGTTCGACGCCAGGGCTAGGGCCAGGCTGGCCTTGCGCTTCATCCCGCCAGAGTACGTCGACACCCTCCTTTTGTAGAACCACTCGCCGAGCCCTAGTAGCCCGCTGAGCTCTTCAAGCCTCCTTTTAGCCTCCTTAGCGTCTACCTCCATGAGCGCGGCGTAGAACTCGTAGTTCTCGATGCCCGTGAGCTCGGCGTAGAGGCCGTAGTCCTGGGGCATGTAGCTAATTCTACCCCTAACACCCGCGTCCGAGTAAGGCTCTCCACCGTAGACGAGTAGCCTGCCGCGAGTAGGGCGCACGACGCCGGCCGCTATACCCATGAACGTGCTTTTACCCGACCCGTTCGGCCCCAGCAACGCGACGACCTCCCCCTCGCGAACCTCGATGCTTATACCCCTCAGCGCCTCTACCCTCCGCTCCCCGCTCCCGTATACCTTCCACAGGTCCTCCGCCACTAGGGCGAGCATCCAACCACCGGGGACCCGTTCTCGCGGAGCTATTTAAACCGGGGTTATACTCTTAAAAAGAGAGCCTGACCGACTAGCCTCGAGTCCGAGGGTCGAGCGGTAGTTCTCCTCGCCGGCGGGTTGAGAGTTGGTTTATAAGCTTCCACTGATCTTTAGTAGGTGGGTAGCGTGGGTCACGTATACGCGCCCGTAAAGCTTTACCACGGAGAAAAGTCGCTTGAAGTAAAGGCTCTCGTGGACACCGGCGCAACGACACTGGTTCTGCCCAGAAGCGTCGCAGAGGAGCTTGGCTTGCGCGTGCTGGGGAAGATGGATGTCGAGCTGGCGGATGGGACTGTTAAAAAGGTTGATTACAGCATCGTTGAGGTTGAGCTGAGCGGTAGGAGGGCTCCCGTCTTGGTAGCTATCGTCGAGAGAGGGGAGGTTTGCGTGGGAGTGGAGGCGTTGGAGAGACTAGGGCTTGCGGTTGACCCGGCTACTGGGAGTATTTACTCGACGA encodes:
- a CDS encoding ABC transporter ATP-binding protein; this encodes MLALVAEDLWKVYGSGERRVEALRGISIEVREGEVVALLGPNGSGKSTFMGIAAGVVRPTRGRLLVYGGEPYSDAGVRGRISYMPQDYGLYAELTGIENYEFYAALMEVDAKEAKRRLEELSGLLGLGEWFYKRRVSTYSGGMKRKASLALALASNPDLLLLDEPTSGLDPNARREVWGVVDGMRRSGKTVVLATHLFEDAERLADRVVVMRGGEVVAAGSQEDLKRKVGYKYAVDLELREEPGAELLERVRMLGYEAIPAGGSRVTVLGNSPNLLDEVEAIGGAGVVSASMRRVSLGDVYFLLTGVRLE
- a CDS encoding clan AA aspartic protease encodes the protein MGSVGHVYAPVKLYHGEKSLEVKALVDTGATTLVLPRSVAEELGLRVLGKMDVELADGTVKKVDYSIVEVELSGRRAPVLVAIVERGEVCVGVEALERLGLAVDPATGSIYSTRRFVTRL